In Desulfovibrio sp. 86, the following proteins share a genomic window:
- the hmcF gene encoding sulfate respiration complex iron-sulfur protein HmcF: MSELLCTPTPVTTKEGILELLKDKAGAQYYSQMKEMKVDQAALARDLEQTCKSRTRTWLSVCAHCAMCADSCFFYRTSDNDPTQIPSYKIQATLGEMLRRKGKVDTEFMIKCMDAAWGKCTCCNRCGVYCPHGIDTGVMFSYLRGILFKHGFIPWEMKIGSGMHRVYGAQMDVTEEDWLETCEWMVEEQQEEWPDLEIPVEKENADVMYVLNAREVKHYPEDIALAAILFSVTDTNWTVPREGWENTSLSMFAGDWEGCSQNIKRIYAAVDRLKPKVVVGTECGHAHRATVVEGPYWAGRESGDPPVRFMHYVEWVAEMLRTGRLKIDPTKKIKVPCTLQDSCNYVRNHGLGSATREILSYIAEDFREMDPKSDHNFCCGGGGGLNGIGKYRQERNVGLKNKLDQIKATGAELVITPCHNCWDAIRDMMEVYEEHKIKWSFLKPLLAEMIIVPPHIRHNELE, from the coding sequence ATGTCCGAATTGCTTTGCACCCCGACCCCAGTCACCACCAAAGAAGGCATTCTTGAACTGCTGAAGGACAAGGCCGGGGCGCAATATTATAGCCAGATGAAGGAAATGAAAGTGGACCAGGCAGCCCTGGCCCGCGATCTTGAACAGACCTGTAAATCGCGCACCCGCACATGGCTAAGTGTCTGTGCGCATTGCGCCATGTGTGCGGACAGCTGCTTTTTCTACAGAACCAGCGACAATGATCCCACCCAGATTCCGTCGTACAAGATTCAGGCCACCCTGGGCGAAATGTTGCGCCGCAAGGGCAAGGTTGACACCGAATTCATGATCAAGTGCATGGATGCGGCCTGGGGCAAGTGCACCTGTTGCAACCGTTGCGGCGTCTATTGCCCCCACGGCATAGACACGGGCGTCATGTTCAGTTACCTGCGCGGCATACTGTTCAAGCACGGCTTTATTCCCTGGGAAATGAAGATCGGTTCCGGCATGCACCGCGTGTACGGCGCGCAGATGGACGTGACCGAAGAAGACTGGCTGGAAACCTGCGAATGGATGGTGGAAGAACAGCAGGAAGAATGGCCTGATCTTGAAATCCCTGTGGAAAAAGAAAATGCCGACGTCATGTATGTTCTTAACGCCCGTGAGGTAAAGCACTATCCTGAAGACATCGCCCTGGCCGCGATTCTCTTCAGCGTGACCGACACCAACTGGACGGTGCCCCGCGAAGGATGGGAAAACACCTCGTTAAGCATGTTCGCTGGCGACTGGGAAGGCTGCTCGCAAAATATCAAGCGCATTTACGCCGCTGTGGATCGCCTCAAACCCAAAGTGGTTGTGGGAACGGAATGCGGCCATGCCCATCGCGCCACCGTGGTTGAAGGCCCTTATTGGGCCGGACGTGAAAGCGGGGATCCGCCGGTGCGCTTCATGCACTATGTGGAGTGGGTGGCCGAAATGCTGCGCACTGGCAGACTCAAGATTGATCCCACGAAGAAAATCAAGGTTCCCTGCACGTTGCAAGACTCTTGCAACTATGTGCGCAACCACGGCCTGGGCAGCGCCACACGTGAAATCCTGAGCTATATTGCTGAAGATTTCAGAGAAATGGACCCCAAGAGCGACCACAACTTCTGTTGCGGCGGCGGGGGCGGCCTTAACGGCATTGGCAAGTACCGCCAGGAACGCAATGTGGGGCTCAAAAACAAGCTGGATCAGATCAAGGCCACTGGCGCTGAACTGGTTATCACCCCCTGCCATAACTGCTGGGACGCCATTCGCGATATGATGGAAGTGTATGAAGAACACAAGATCAAATGGTCTTTCTTGAAGCCCCTGCTGGCAGAAATGATCATTGTGCCGCCGCACATCCGTCATAACGAACTGGAGTAA
- the hmcE gene encoding sulfate respiration complex protein HmcE, with product MVDFITGPLFVISLVIFVVGMLARVFWYVNGLDWRLERVAYRYHANRSIAGIFASIFKWLIPGGTDGWRTQPVAAVLFFLLHFGAVLVPLFLLGHTVLLERYVGIILPSLPGTLADIFSVMSIVAIVLLAIRRMISPALRQLNSGGDWLVLLLTFLPFATGLMARLDMPAYQSWMLAHVLSGELFLILAPFTKLSHIVLFFMSRAQLGMDFAIKRGGATRGGAFPW from the coding sequence ATGGTTGATTTTATTACCGGACCCCTTTTTGTCATTTCACTCGTGATCTTTGTGGTCGGCATGCTGGCCCGCGTTTTTTGGTACGTAAACGGTCTGGACTGGCGCCTTGAACGCGTGGCCTACCGGTACCATGCCAACCGCTCCATCGCAGGCATCTTTGCGTCAATCTTCAAATGGCTGATCCCCGGTGGAACCGACGGCTGGAGAACACAGCCCGTAGCCGCTGTTTTATTTTTTCTTCTGCACTTCGGTGCCGTGCTTGTTCCGCTCTTTTTGCTTGGCCATACCGTGCTGCTTGAGCGCTATGTCGGCATAATACTGCCTTCGCTGCCCGGCACACTGGCCGACATTTTTTCCGTCATGAGCATAGTGGCCATCGTTCTGCTGGCCATACGCCGCATGATTTCGCCTGCACTGCGCCAACTCAACAGCGGCGGGGACTGGCTCGTACTGCTTTTGACATTTCTGCCCTTTGCCACCGGGCTTATGGCGCGGCTGGACATGCCCGCCTACCAGAGCTGGATGCTGGCGCACGTTCTGAGTGGTGAGCTTTTCCTTATACTGGCTCCCTTCACCAAGCTTTCGCACATAGTTCTCTTCTTTATGTCACGTGCCCAGCTCGGCATGGACTTCGCCATCAAAAGGGGCGGAGCCACCCGCGGCGGCGCTTTTCCCTGGTAA
- a CDS encoding cytochrome c3 family protein, which translates to MQEKHIGLWITLPCLLFLTFGLVLSSGEAYGEERIPFTYPPFSAKKMPPVFFTHDQHIAYLADKGQDCTTCHQMTDEGLAESFANVRNVAPRKQMDYLHATCTECHVKLAKGPRLVDCRTCHSERIASENAANK; encoded by the coding sequence ATGCAGGAAAAACACATCGGACTCTGGATCACTCTCCCCTGCCTGTTGTTTTTGACCTTCGGCTTGGTGCTGTCTTCGGGCGAAGCATACGGTGAGGAGCGCATCCCCTTCACCTACCCGCCTTTCAGTGCCAAAAAAATGCCGCCGGTCTTCTTCACACACGATCAACACATTGCCTATCTGGCAGACAAAGGGCAGGACTGCACAACCTGCCACCAGATGACGGACGAAGGCCTAGCCGAATCGTTCGCAAACGTCAGAAACGTCGCTCCACGCAAACAGATGGACTATCTGCACGCTACCTGTACCGAATGTCACGTCAAACTTGCCAAGGGGCCCCGCCTTGTGGACTGCCGGACCTGTCATAGCGAGCGCATTGCATCTGAGAATGCCGCCAATAAGTAA